A section of the Paralichthys olivaceus isolate ysfri-2021 chromosome 14, ASM2471397v2, whole genome shotgun sequence genome encodes:
- the elovl5 gene encoding very long chain fatty acid elongase 5, with translation METFNHQLNTYIQSWMGPRDQRVKGWLLLDNYPPTFALTVMYLLIVWMGPKYMKHRQPYSCRGLMVLYNLGLTLLSFYMFYELVTAAWYGGYNLYCQNTHSAPEADNKVMNVLWWYYFSKLIEFMDTFFFILRKNNHQLTFLHIYHHASMLNIWWFVMNWIACGHSYFGAAINSFVHVVMYSYYGLSAIPAIRPYLWWKKYITQFQLIQFFLTMFHTSWAVIWPCGFPSRWLYFQFIYMVSLIILFSNFYIQTYKKQSTLKKGQQNGSAVSRNGHANGTTSTASTAHKKLWVD, from the exons ATGGAGACCTTCAATCACCAACTGAACACTTACATACAGTCATGGATGGGTCCCAGAG ATCAGCGGGTGAAGGGATGGCTGCTGTTGGACAATTACCCACCAACCTTTGCACTCACAGTTATGTACCTTCTGATTGTGTGGATGGGACCCAAGTACATGAAGCACCGGCAGCCGTACTCCTGCAGAGGCCTCATGGTGCTCTACAATCTGGGCCTCACGCTCTTGTCTTTCTACATGTTCTATGAG CTCGTTACTGCTGCGTGGTATGGTGGCTACAACCTCTACTGTCAGAACACTCACAGTGCACCAGAAGCAGATAATAAG GTCATGAATGTCCTGTGGTGGTACTACTTCTCCAAGCTAATTGAGTTCATGGATACGTTTTTCTTCATCCTACGAAAGAACAATCACCAGCTCACGTTTCTTCACATCTACCACCACGCCAGCATGCTGAATATCTGGTGGTTTGTTATGAACTGGATAGCCTGTGGCCACT CGTACTTCGGTGCAGCCATCAACAGCTTTGTCCACGTTGTGATGTACTCGTACTACGGCCTCTCCGCCATCCCAGCCATAAGGCCGTACCTTTGGTGGAAGAAATACATCACACAGTTTCAGCTG ATCCAATTCTTTTTAACTATGTTCCACACATCCTGGGCCGTCATTTGGCCGTGTGGCTTCCCCTCGAGGTGGCTGTACttccaattcatttacatggtCTCACTCATTATCCTTTTCTCAAACTTCTACATTCAG aCGTACAAGAAGCAAAGTACTCTTAAGAAGGGGCAACAGAACGGCTCTGCTGTATCGAGAAATGGACATGCAAATGGGACAACGTCTACGGCGAGCACTGCACACAAGAAACTGTGGGTGGATTGA
- the gclc gene encoding glutamate--cysteine ligase catalytic subunit translates to MGLLSQGSPLNWEETKKYADHIRKHGIIQFLNIYHKVKERQRDVLKWGDEVEYMLVELDEKDEKVRLVLNGKDVLETLQDQGEKINPNHPTLWRPEYGSYMIEGTPGQPYGGTMSEFNTVEGNMGKRRREASSVLSQNETLCTITSYPRSGCPGFTQPEHQPTPVEKGVSKSLFFPDEAINRHPRFSTLTRNIRHRRGEKVVINVPIFKDKCTPSPFVEDFPEDDGEAARAALPDHIYMDAMGFGMGNCCLQVTFQACSIDEARYLYDQLATFCPIVMALSAASPFYRGYVSDIDCRWGVISASVDDRTQEERGLKPLKNNKYRIFKSRYDSIDSYLSSCGEKYNDIDLTIDKEIYEQLLSAGIDKLLAQHIAHLFIRDPLSVFEEKIHLDDENESDHFENLQSTNWQTMRFKPPPPNSDIGWRVEFRPMEVQLTDFENAAYVVFVVLLTRVILSYKLDFLIPLSKVDENMKEAQKRNAVHEGMFYFRKDIFKGCSTVLDGASAAQNGLENDGGTNEEYTLMSIDTIINGKEGVFQGLIPILNCYLENMEVDVDTRCTILNYLKLIKKRASGELMTMAKWMREFVATHPQYKQDSVLTDKINYDLFRKCDRIAKGEEQCPELIGNPVNKFK, encoded by the exons ATGGGTCTGCTGTCACAGGGCTCTCCGCTGAACTGGGAGGAAACCAAGAAGTATGCGGACCACATCAGAAAACACGGCATCATCCAGTTCCTAAATATCTACCACAAGGtgaaggagaggcagagagacgtGCTGAAATGGGGCGATGAG GTTGAGTACATGCTGGTAGAGCTGGATGAGAAGGATGAGAAGGTTCGACTCGTCCTGAATGGCAAAGATGTTTTGGAAACGCTCCAAGACCAGGGTGAAAAGATAAACCCCAA TCACCCCACTCTCTGGAGGCCAGAGTACGGCAGCTACATGATCGAGGGAACTCCAGGGCAGCCGTACGGGGGCACCATGTCAGAGTTCAACACCGTGGAGGGCAACATGGGGAAGAGACGACGAGAAGCCTCATCTGTCCTCAGCCAGAACGAAACCCTCTGCACCATCACCTCATACCCAAG GTCAGGTTGCCCAGGTTTCACCCAACCAGAGCACCAGCCAACTCCTGTGGAGAAGGGAGTGTCGAAGTCACTGTTTTTCCCAGATGAAGCCATTAACAGACACCCAAGATTCAG CACCCTTACCAGAAACATACGTCACCGAAGAGGAGAGAAGGTTGTGATTAATGTGCCAA TTTTCAAAGACAAGTGCACTCCATCTCCGTTTGTGGAGGACTTTCCTGAGGACGACGGAGAAGCGGCGAGGGCGGCTCTGCCCGATCATATCTACATGGACGCCATGGGCTTTGGCATGGGCAACTGCTGCCTGCAG gttacATTCCAGGCTTGCAGCATCGATGAGGCCAGGTACCTCTATGACCAACTAGCAACTTTCTGCCCCATTGTG ATGGCGCTGAGTGCTGCCTCTCCGTTCTACCGAGGCTATGTGTCAGATATCGATTGTCGATGGGGGGTTATTTCTGCCTCGGTGGATGACAGGACACAGGAGGAGCGTGGGCTGAAG cctttaaaaaacaacaaatacaggaTCTTCAAGTCGAGATACGATTCCATCGACAGCTACCTCTCGAGCTGCGGCGAGAAGTACAACGACATTGATTTGACAATAGACAAGGAGATTTACGAACAGCTGCTCAGTGCAG GTATCGACAAGCTGCTGGCCCAACACATAGCGCACCTCTTTATCCGAGATCCACTCTCTGTTTTCGAGGAGAAAATACACCTGGATGATGAAAACGAGTCTGATCACTTCGAG AACCTCCAGTCGACCAACTGGCAGACGATGAGGTTTAAACCTCCACCCCCAAACTCTGACATCGGCTGGAGAGTTGAGTTCCGCCCCATGGAG gtGCAGTTAACTGACTTTGAAAACGCTGCGTACGTGGTGTTTGTCGTGCTGCTGACCAGAGTGATATTATCTTATAAACTGGACTTCCTAATTCCTCTGTCAAAG gttgatgaaaacatgaaagaggCTCAGAAGAGGAATGCAGTCCATGAGGGCATGTTTTACTTCAGAAAGGACATTTTTAAAG GCTGCAGCACGGTGCTGGACGGTGCCTCTGCTGCTCAGAACGGCTTGGAGAATGATGGAGGCACTAATGAGGAGTACACACTGATGAGCATTGACACGATCATCAATGGAAAG GAGGGAGTTTTTCAAGGGCTCATCCCGATCCTCAACTGCTATTTGGAAAACATGGAAGTTGACGTAGACACCAGGTGCACCATTTTGAATTATCTGAAGCTCATCAAGAAGCGTGCCTCAG GCGAACTTATGACCATGGCCAAGTGGATGAGGGAGTTTGTCGCGACGCACCCGCAATATAAGCAGGACAGCGTTCTAACAGATAAGATCAACTACGACCTGTTCCGCAAATGCGACAGGATTGCAAAAGGCGAGGAGCAGTGCCCGGAGCTCATCGGAAACCCTGTTAACAAGTTTAAATGA
- the klhl31 gene encoding kelch-like protein 31: MAPKKNKATKKSKGDINEMTIMVEDSPINKINGLNTLLEGGNGFSCISTEVNDSAYAPNLLEGLSTMRQDSFLCDLTVATKSKSFDVHKVIMASCSEYIRNILKKDSNLQTIDLSDLSPVGLATAITYAYSGKLTLSLYSIGSTIAAAILLQIGTLVKMCSDFLMQELSVENCMYVANIADAYSLKETKEAAQKFMRENFIEFSEMEQFLKLTYEQISDFLSDDSLQLPSEITAFQIAMKWLDFDEKRLKYAADLLTHIRFGTISAQDLVNHVQSVPRMMQDSECHRLLVDAMNYHLLPYQQNILQSRRTKVRGGLKVILTVGGRPALTEKSLSKDVLYRDADNLWNKFTEMPAKSFNQCVAVLDGFLYVAGGEDQNDARNQAKHAVSNFCRYDPRFNNWIHLSNMIQRRTHFSLNTFNGLLFAIGGRNGDGVQASVECYVPSSNQWQMKAPMEVPRCCHASSVIDGKILVSGGYINNAYSRAVCSYDPSTDTWHDKTSLSTPRGWHCGATVGDRAYVIGGSQLGGRGERVDVLAVESFNPHSGQWSYCTPLHTGVSTAGISILNNKVYLLGGWNEGEKKYKKCIQVFNPDLNEWTEDDELPEATVGISCCVVTIPIRKTRESRASSVSSAPVSI; this comes from the exons ATGGCACCCAAAAAGAACAAGGCTACCAAGAAAAGCAAAGGAGACATAAATGAAATGACCATCATGGTTGAGGACAGCCCCATCAACAAGATCAACGGGTTAAATACTCTGTTAGAAGGAGGAAACGGTTTCAGCTGCATCTCAACTGAAGTCAATGACTCGGCGTATGCCCCGAATCTCCTGGAGGGTCTGAGCACCATGAGGCAAGACAGCTTTCTCTGCGATTTGACAGTAGCCACCAAGTCCAAGTCATTCGATGTGCACAAAGTCATCATGGCCTCCTGCAGCGAGTACATTCGAAACATTCTGAAGAAAGACTCCAACCTCCAGACGATCGACCTGTCCGACCTCTCACCGGTCGGCCTCGCCACTGCCATTACGTACGCATACTCTGGAAAGCTGACCCTGTCACTGTACAGCATCGGCAGCACGATCGCCGCTGCCATCCTGCTGCAGATCGGCACCCTGGTGAAAATGTGCAGTGACTTCCTCATGCAGGAGCTCAGTGTGGAGAATTGCATGTATGTGGCCAATATCGCAGACGCCTACAGTCTCAAAGAAACCAAGGAGGCAGCCCAGAAGTTCATGCGGGAGAACTTCATTGAGTTCTCCGAGATGGAGCAGTTCCTGAAGCTCACCTACGAGCAGATCAGTGACTTCCTCTCAGATGATTCCCTGCAGTTGCCCTCCGAGATCACGGCTTTCCAGATCGCCATGAAGTGGTTGGACTTTGACGAGAAGAGGCTGAAATACGCAGCAGATCTCCTGACCCACATCCGCTTCGGCACCATCTCTGCCCAAGACCTGGTGAATCACGTCCAGAGCGTGCCCAGGATGATGCAAGACTCCGAGTGCCACCGTCTCCTTGTTGATGCCATGAATTACCATCTGCTGCCATACCAACAGAACATCCTCCAGTCACGCAGAACAAAGGTCCGCGGAGGCCTCAAGGTGATTCTCACAGTTGGCGGACGTCCTGCCCTGACAGAGAAATCTCTCAGCAAAGACGTCCTCTACAGAGATGCAGATAACTTGTGGAATAAGTTTACAGAGATGCCGGCAAAGAGCTTTAACCAGTGTGTGGCAGTCTTGGATGGTTTTCTGTATGTGGCAGGAGGCGAGGACCAGAATGATGCAAGGAACCAAGCTAAACATGCTGTCAGCAACTTCTGCAG ATATGACCCCCGCTTCAACAATTGGATTCACTTGAGCAACATGATCCAAAGGCGCACCCACTTCAGCCTCAACACCTTCAATGGCCTCTTGTTTGCCATCGGAGGGCGAAATGGTGATGGCGTTCAGGCCTCTGTGGAATGCTATGTGCCCTCCTCCAACCAGTGGCAGATGAAAGCTCCCATGGAGGTGCCCCGCTGCTGTCATGCCAGCTCCGTCATCGATGGAAAGATCCTTGTGTCCGGCGGTTACATCAACAACGCCTACTCCAGGGCCGTGTGCTCGTATGACCCCTCCACTGACACCTGGCATGATAAGACCAGCCTCAGCACACCTCGAGGTTGGCACTGCGGTGCCACCGTGGGAGACCGGGCCTACGTTATCGGCGGCAGCCAGCTGGGAGGCCGCGGTGAGAGGGTGGATGTCCTCGCCGTCGAATCTTTCAACCCTCACAGTGGCCAGTGGAGCTACTGCACACCCCTGCACACGGGGGTGAGCACTGCGGGTATTTCCATTTTGAACAACAAGGTCTATCTCCTTGGAGGCTGGAACGAGGGCGAGAAGAAATACAAGAAATGCATTCAGGTTTTCAACCCCGACCTCAATGAATGGACTGAGGATGATGAATTGCCTGAAGCCACGGTTGGTATTTCATGCTGTGTCGTCACCATACCCATACGGAAAACACGAGAGTCCAGAGCCAGTTCAGTTTCATCTGCGCCCGTCAGTATATAA